Proteins from a single region of Pithys albifrons albifrons isolate INPA30051 chromosome 12, PitAlb_v1, whole genome shotgun sequence:
- the AGRP gene encoding agouti-related protein, whose translation MSGLKAMGIPKTNLALGCCRFCKGDMNERRSTGGTLKNLQMASSQKLEDFWRLCTMTGCLPGNIDRLSPRTMLNVLLLCCGLLQGIQAVLDLHTTDLSCGHLQKASIGLEGVDRAHHASLQRKAKEASAEPAGPLPRLGFEQMALEVQETDGDLVRRGGMLEPQPSSAELQAAGREERSPRRCVRLLESCLGHQIPCCDPCATCYCRFFNAFCYCRKISTNLPCGKN comes from the exons GACTTAAGGCCATGGGCATTCCCAAAACGAACCTGGCTCTGGGGTGCTGCAGGTTTTGCAAAGGAGACATGAATGAGAGACGCAGCACAGGTGGGACCCTGAAGAATCTGCAGATGGCCAGTAGTCAGAAGCTAGAGGACTTCTGGAGGCTCTGTACCATGACTGGATGCTTGCCAGGAAATATTGATAG GCTGTCCCCCAGGACCATGCTGAacgtgctgctgctgtgctgtgggctgCTGCAAGGGATCCAGGCTGTCCTGGACCTCCACACCACTGACCTCAGCTGTGGCCACCTGCAGAAGGCGAGCATCGGGCTGGAGGGGGTGGATAGAGCCCACCACGCCAGCCTGCAGCGCAAAGCCAAGGAGGcatctgcagagccagcag GACCTCTTCCCAGGCTGGGGTTTGAGCAGATGGCCCTTGAGGTCCAAGAAACCGATGGTGACCTCGTGAGGAGAGGTGGCATGCTGGAACCACAG CCATCATCCGCAGAGCTGCAGGCTGCGGGCCGTGAGGAGCGCTCCCCCCGCCGCTGTGTCCGTCTCCTGGAGTCCTGCCTCGGCCACCAGATCCCCTGCTGTgacccctgtgccacctgctaCTGCCGCTTCTTCAATGCCTTTTGCTACTGCAGGAAAATCAGCACCAACCTCCCCTGTGGCAAGAACTAG